The proteins below are encoded in one region of Streptomyces cyanogenus:
- the helR gene encoding RNA polymerase recycling motor ATPase HelR, producing the protein MTHPLTTSAFGLPERLAAKADPTLIADDERHFAAIAECLEQSIAELTERLDAERRAPGGTGRQAMDRDAEIHRLTGRLRTLRRFGLDLCLGRMVGTDSPEPVYVGRLGLTDSAGRRLLVDWRSPAAEPFFGATHANPMGLVSRRRYRWTGGRISDYWDEVFTAEGLAGHAALDDQSAFIASLGSNRSPRMQDVLGTIQADQDAIIRAGSRGALVVDGGPGTGKTVVALHRSAYLLHADPRLGHRRGGVLFVGPHRPYLAYVSDVLPSLGEEGVQTCTLRDLVAEGAGAAVETDPEAARLKSSADMVKAIEKAVRFYEEPPTEGMTVTTHWSDVRLTPGDWAAAFAAAEPGTPHNDARDQVWDELLTILVDKHDGDAPPELLRRSLRQNRELYTTFHRAWPLLEAADLVGDLWSVPAYLRMCAPWLSRDEVRLLQRAEPQAWTVSDLPLLDAARQRLGDPEAARRKRRHEAVLAAQRERMTRVVDNLIAAVADSGADGDDGEGLVRMLRGEDARVSLVDESELATADPDLLAGPFAHVVVDEAQELTDAEWQMLLLRCPSRSFTIVGDRAQARHGFTESWRERLERVGFDRITMASLSVNYRTPQEIMAEAEPVVRAVLPDANVPTSIRSTGIPVVHGPVSDLRAVLDGWLAAHTDGIACVIGDPAFRSTSRVRSLTPELAKGLEFDLVVLVDPEEFGDGVAGAVDRYVAMTRATRQLVVLTSA; encoded by the coding sequence ATGACACACCCCCTGACCACCAGCGCCTTCGGCCTTCCCGAGCGGCTCGCCGCGAAGGCCGACCCGACGCTGATCGCGGACGACGAGAGGCACTTCGCGGCCATCGCCGAGTGCCTCGAACAGTCGATCGCCGAACTGACCGAGCGGCTCGACGCCGAACGCAGGGCGCCCGGCGGCACGGGCCGGCAGGCGATGGACCGGGACGCGGAGATCCACCGGCTCACCGGCCGCCTGCGCACGCTGCGCCGCTTCGGTCTGGACCTGTGCCTCGGGCGCATGGTCGGCACGGACAGCCCCGAGCCCGTGTACGTCGGCCGGCTGGGCCTGACGGACAGCGCGGGCCGCCGGCTGCTGGTGGACTGGCGCTCCCCCGCTGCCGAGCCGTTCTTCGGGGCCACCCACGCCAACCCGATGGGACTGGTGAGCCGCCGCAGGTATCGCTGGACCGGCGGCCGGATCAGCGACTACTGGGACGAGGTGTTCACCGCGGAGGGGCTGGCCGGCCATGCCGCGCTGGACGACCAGTCCGCCTTCATCGCCAGCCTGGGCAGCAACCGCTCGCCGCGGATGCAGGACGTGCTCGGCACCATCCAGGCCGACCAGGACGCCATCATCCGGGCCGGGTCCCGCGGCGCCCTCGTCGTCGACGGCGGCCCGGGTACGGGAAAGACGGTCGTCGCCCTGCACCGTTCCGCCTACCTCCTGCACGCCGACCCCCGGCTCGGTCACCGCCGGGGCGGCGTCCTGTTCGTCGGCCCGCACCGCCCGTACCTGGCGTACGTCTCCGACGTGCTGCCCAGCCTCGGCGAGGAGGGCGTGCAGACCTGCACCCTGCGGGACCTCGTCGCCGAGGGCGCCGGCGCGGCCGTCGAGACCGATCCGGAGGCGGCCCGGCTGAAGTCGTCCGCGGACATGGTGAAGGCGATCGAGAAGGCCGTCAGGTTCTACGAGGAGCCGCCCACGGAGGGGATGACGGTCACCACCCACTGGTCCGACGTCCGGCTGACCCCCGGTGACTGGGCCGCGGCCTTCGCGGCGGCCGAGCCCGGCACTCCGCACAACGACGCACGCGACCAGGTCTGGGACGAACTGCTCACGATCCTGGTGGACAAGCACGACGGCGACGCCCCGCCCGAACTGCTGCGCAGGTCGCTGCGGCAGAACAGGGAGCTGTACACGACGTTCCACCGGGCGTGGCCGCTGCTGGAGGCGGCCGACCTCGTCGGCGACCTGTGGTCGGTACCCGCCTACCTGCGGATGTGTGCTCCCTGGCTGAGCCGCGACGAGGTCCGGCTGCTCCAGCGCGCGGAGCCCCAGGCGTGGACGGTGTCCGACCTGCCGCTCCTGGACGCGGCACGCCAGCGGCTCGGCGACCCGGAAGCGGCCCGGCGCAAGCGCCGGCACGAGGCCGTCCTGGCCGCCCAGCGGGAGCGGATGACGCGGGTGGTCGACAACCTGATCGCGGCGGTGGCCGACTCCGGGGCCGACGGTGACGACGGCGAGGGCCTGGTGAGGATGCTGCGCGGCGAGGACGCCCGGGTCAGCCTGGTCGACGAGAGCGAGCTGGCCACCGCGGACCCGGACCTGCTCGCCGGCCCGTTCGCGCACGTCGTCGTGGACGAGGCGCAGGAACTGACCGACGCCGAGTGGCAGATGCTCCTGCTGCGGTGCCCGTCCCGCAGCTTCACCATCGTCGGGGACCGCGCCCAGGCCAGGCACGGCTTCACCGAGTCGTGGCGGGAACGGCTCGAACGGGTCGGGTTCGACCGGATCACCATGGCCTCCCTGAGCGTCAACTACCGGACGCCGCAGGAGATCATGGCCGAGGCCGAGCCGGTCGTCCGGGCGGTACTCCCGGACGCCAACGTGCCGACCTCCATCCGCAGCACCGGCATCCCCGTCGTCCACGGCCCGGTGTCGGACCTGCGTGCGGTCCTCGACGGCTGGCTCGCCGCGCACACCGACGGGATCGCCTGTGTCATCGGCGATCCCGCGTTCCGGTCGACCTCCCGCGTCCGCTCCCTCACCCCCGAGCTGGCGAAGGGCCTGGAGTTCGATCTGGTCGTCCTCGTCGACCCGGAGGAGTTCGGGGACGGCGTCGCGGGTGCGGTGGACCGCTACGTGGCGATGACCCGGGCCACCCGGCAACTCGTGGTCCTCACGAGCGCCTGA